One genomic window of Coffea eugenioides isolate CCC68of chromosome 1, Ceug_1.0, whole genome shotgun sequence includes the following:
- the LOC113749992 gene encoding uncharacterized protein At4g22758 isoform X1, with protein MPSPAKSNHRKGTGEKNRKGKLAEKAQSFHAGSISAGKVGQMSLLQRPRTVPDLLSGKEVVQKSSSYEEVSRPLKLTKLLLNVTIQRSLGPVQVVMSPESTVEELIAAALRQYSKEGRRPILAANEPSGFDLHYSQFSLESLNRDEKLMALGSRNFFLCPKKCGATESDGAVTASSSSCKGQAERATPKFGLPWLKFMEFML; from the exons ATGCCTTCTCCAGCGAAGAGTAATCATCGGAAAGGAACGGGGGAGAAGAATAGGAAGGGAAAATTGGCGGAGAAAGCGCAATCGTTTCACGCCGGGAGTATTTCAGCTGGAAAAGTTGGACAGATGTCGTTGTTGCAGAGGCCAAGAACGGTGCCGGACTTGCTGTCCGGTAAGGAAGTTGTCCAGAAGAGCTCTTCGTATGAGGAAGTGTCCCGGCCTCTGAAGCTCACGAAGCTTCTCCTCAACGTGACGATTCAGAGGAGCCTGGGACCCGTTCAGGTGGTGATGTCGCCGGAATCAACGGTGGAGGAGCTCATTGCGGCGGCTCTCCGGCAGTACTCCAAGGAAGGCCGACGTCCGATTCTGGCAGCCAATGAACCTTCCGGATTCGATCTTCATTACTCTCAGTTTAGCTTAGAAA GTTTGAATAGGGACGAGAAGCTGATGGCATTGGGGTCAAGGAATTTCTTTCTGTGCCCCAAAAAGTGCGGCGCCACGGAAAGTGACGGTGCTGTAACGGCGTCGTCTTCGAGCTGTAAGGGGCAAGCTGAACGGGCTACTCCTAAGTTTGGGCTGCCTTGGCTCAAGTTTATGGAATTTATGCTGTGA
- the LOC113749992 gene encoding uncharacterized protein At4g22758 isoform X2 yields MSLLQRPRTVPDLLSGKEVVQKSSSYEEVSRPLKLTKLLLNVTIQRSLGPVQVVMSPESTVEELIAAALRQYSKEGRRPILAANEPSGFDLHYSQFSLESLNRDEKLMALGSRNFFLCPKKCGATESDGAVTASSSSCKGQAERATPKFGLPWLKFMEFML; encoded by the exons ATGTCGTTGTTGCAGAGGCCAAGAACGGTGCCGGACTTGCTGTCCGGTAAGGAAGTTGTCCAGAAGAGCTCTTCGTATGAGGAAGTGTCCCGGCCTCTGAAGCTCACGAAGCTTCTCCTCAACGTGACGATTCAGAGGAGCCTGGGACCCGTTCAGGTGGTGATGTCGCCGGAATCAACGGTGGAGGAGCTCATTGCGGCGGCTCTCCGGCAGTACTCCAAGGAAGGCCGACGTCCGATTCTGGCAGCCAATGAACCTTCCGGATTCGATCTTCATTACTCTCAGTTTAGCTTAGAAA GTTTGAATAGGGACGAGAAGCTGATGGCATTGGGGTCAAGGAATTTCTTTCTGTGCCCCAAAAAGTGCGGCGCCACGGAAAGTGACGGTGCTGTAACGGCGTCGTCTTCGAGCTGTAAGGGGCAAGCTGAACGGGCTACTCCTAAGTTTGGGCTGCCTTGGCTCAAGTTTATGGAATTTATGCTGTGA